The Arenicella xantha genome window below encodes:
- the proB gene encoding glutamate 5-kinase, with product MSERSAIKDKRRWIIKVGSALLTNDGKGLHIPAITELAEQIAFLRDKGIDVILVSSGSVAAGVTQLGMKARPVKVNELQAAAAVGQASLVRHYEDAFQPYRINIAQVLLTHSDIANRERYLNARSTLIKLLELEVLTVINENDTVATDEICFGDNDSLGALVANLVEADLLVILTDQNGLYTADPRSNPDAELLFEAQADDESLMAMASGGSKLGRGGMLTKLSAAQKASRSGASTVIANGREERVLERLYAGELLGTYLHASERVASRKQWMAGQMKISGTLHLDAGASKVLKEAGKSLLPVGVTSIDGQFKRGELVSCVDPEGNEVGRGLVNYHADEASKIIGKPSEQITEILAYGGPDELIHRDNLVVHR from the coding sequence ATGAGCGAACGAAGTGCAATTAAGGATAAGCGTCGCTGGATTATAAAAGTTGGCAGCGCACTGCTCACCAACGATGGTAAAGGATTGCATATTCCGGCTATCACGGAATTAGCTGAGCAAATTGCATTTTTGCGTGACAAAGGCATCGACGTAATTTTGGTGTCTTCTGGGTCAGTTGCCGCTGGCGTGACTCAGTTAGGTATGAAAGCCCGGCCGGTTAAAGTTAATGAATTGCAGGCCGCCGCCGCCGTAGGTCAAGCTTCATTGGTTCGGCATTATGAAGATGCTTTTCAGCCTTATCGAATCAATATTGCGCAAGTGTTGTTAACACACTCGGATATCGCTAATCGAGAACGGTATTTGAATGCCCGAAGTACGCTGATTAAGCTCCTTGAGTTGGAAGTGCTCACCGTGATCAACGAAAATGATACCGTTGCCACCGATGAAATTTGTTTTGGCGATAATGACAGTCTGGGCGCATTGGTGGCGAATCTAGTTGAAGCCGATTTGTTGGTAATCTTGACCGATCAAAACGGGCTGTATACTGCCGATCCGCGGTCTAATCCGGATGCTGAGTTGTTGTTTGAGGCGCAAGCCGATGATGAATCATTAATGGCCATGGCCTCTGGTGGCAGTAAGCTGGGTCGCGGTGGCATGTTAACTAAGCTATCGGCGGCGCAAAAGGCCAGTCGGTCGGGTGCCTCCACAGTAATCGCAAACGGTCGTGAGGAGCGCGTATTAGAGCGGCTGTATGCCGGTGAGCTGCTTGGCACTTATTTGCATGCCAGTGAGCGTGTTGCCTCGCGTAAACAATGGATGGCAGGGCAAATGAAAATTTCCGGTACGCTGCACTTGGACGCGGGCGCATCAAAGGTGCTTAAAGAAGCCGGAAAAAGTTTACTGCCGGTCGGTGTTACCTCGATTGATGGACAGTTTAAGCGCGGCGAGTTAGTCAGTTGTGTTGATCCAGAAGGTAATGAGGTAGGTCGCGGTTTGGTGAATTACCATGCCGACGAAGCGAGCAAGATTATTGGCAAGCCCAGTGAGCAGATTACTGAAATTCTGGCTTACGGTGGCCCCGATGAGTTAATTCATCGCGACAACTTGGTTGTCCATCGATAG
- the rpsT gene encoding 30S ribosomal protein S20, with translation MANSPQARKRAKQNSVRRLRNHSQRSAVRTAIKKLDAAIEAGDQAVANEAYVASVSMIDKATIKGLHHKNRAARLKSRLNKRVKEMAA, from the coding sequence GTGGCAAATTCACCGCAAGCGCGTAAACGCGCCAAGCAAAATTCAGTTCGTCGATTGCGTAATCATTCGCAGCGTTCTGCTGTTCGTACAGCAATCAAAAAATTGGATGCAGCGATTGAAGCCGGCGACCAGGCAGTAGCAAACGAAGCATATGTGGCTTCTGTGTCAATGATCGATAAAGCAACGATCAAAGGCCTGCACCATAAAAATCGTGCTGCTCGTCTGAAAAGCCGTCTGAACAAACGCGTGAAAGAAATGGCCGCCTAA
- the cgtA gene encoding Obg family GTPase CgtA: protein MNFVDEAEISVKAGNGGHGALSFRREKYIPRGGPDGGDGGRGGSVLLRAVEGLNTLADFRFVRHYQAKGGQTGGGKVKTGQGGDDLMIDVPIGTMVYDAQTEELIADMTEVGEVVRVAQGGDGGLGNTTFKSSTNQAPRKITKGKPGDSRTLRLELKVLADVGLLGLPNAGKSTFLRSVSQATPKVANYPFTTLHPELGVVSLGMGSSFVIADIPGLIEGASEGAGLGIQFLRHLARTKLLLHIVDIAPYGDEDAELVNDVRTIVGELKQYSEQTGAELDQLDRWLVINKTDVVLEEDRERIVKELLAELDWDGPVYTISAISRDGTQQLCNDIMNYIDAELKAAEKEVFVSIPDPNEVV from the coding sequence ATGAATTTTGTAGATGAAGCAGAGATTTCCGTAAAAGCGGGTAACGGTGGGCATGGCGCCCTGAGTTTCCGTCGGGAAAAATATATCCCTAGAGGCGGACCAGACGGTGGCGACGGTGGTCGCGGTGGCAGTGTGCTACTGCGTGCCGTAGAAGGCCTTAATACCTTAGCTGATTTCCGCTTTGTACGGCATTACCAAGCTAAAGGCGGTCAAACCGGCGGCGGCAAAGTCAAAACCGGCCAAGGCGGTGACGATCTGATGATCGACGTGCCGATCGGCACCATGGTGTATGACGCTCAGACCGAAGAGCTGATTGCCGACATGACCGAAGTAGGCGAGGTTGTCCGAGTTGCCCAAGGCGGTGACGGTGGTCTGGGAAACACCACGTTTAAATCTAGTACTAACCAAGCGCCGCGTAAGATCACTAAGGGAAAACCCGGTGATTCGAGAACTTTGCGGCTTGAGCTTAAAGTATTGGCCGACGTTGGCCTGCTTGGTTTGCCGAATGCCGGAAAATCAACCTTCTTAAGGTCTGTGTCGCAAGCCACACCTAAAGTGGCGAACTATCCGTTTACCACGTTGCATCCAGAATTGGGTGTCGTAAGTTTAGGGATGGGTAGCAGTTTTGTTATTGCCGATATCCCCGGGCTGATCGAAGGCGCATCTGAAGGCGCGGGCTTAGGAATTCAGTTTTTACGGCACTTGGCTCGAACCAAGTTATTACTTCACATCGTTGATATAGCGCCATACGGTGACGAAGACGCTGAGCTAGTGAACGACGTGCGGACTATTGTCGGCGAATTGAAGCAATACAGTGAGCAAACTGGTGCTGAGTTGGATCAGCTTGACCGCTGGTTAGTGATCAATAAAACCGATGTCGTGCTTGAAGAAGACCGCGAGCGAATTGTTAAGGAGTTGCTGGCCGAATTGGACTGGGATGGTCCGGTATACACCATTAGTGCAATTAGCCGTGATGGCACTCAGCAGCTTTGTAATGACATCATGAATTATATTGATGCTGAACTTAAGGCCGCTGAGAAAGAAGTATTTGTTTCAATACCTGATCCTAACGAAGTGGTATGA